Proteins encoded by one window of Haliotis asinina isolate JCU_RB_2024 chromosome 6, JCU_Hal_asi_v2, whole genome shotgun sequence:
- the LOC137288164 gene encoding uncharacterized protein, with translation MKVLVLIALVVFAAYQVSEARMNAFSCDPECFSYLDGPFCISNGSVVCDNCLRDRMLCEDMSLTSKDCSAPCDK, from the exons atgAAGGTTCTCGTCCTCATCGCTCTCGTTGTTTTCG CCGCCTACCAGGTGTCAGAGGCTCGTATGAACGCCTTCTCCTGCGACCCAGAATGCTTCAGCTACCTTGATGGCCCCTTCTGCATTTCCAACGGCTCCGTCGTGTGTGACAACTGCCTCAGGGACAGGATGCTTTGCGA GGATATGTCTTTGACCTCAAAAGATTGCAGTGCGCCATGCGATAAATAG